Proteins encoded in a region of the Pseudomonas viciae genome:
- a CDS encoding TRAP transporter small permease, which produces MAKVVDLYFKLLKLLIVLCMLAMIVLVFGNVVLRYAFNSGISVSEELSRWFFVWMIFLGALVALKDRAHLGMDSLVKRLPPAGKRLCLVIGHLLMLYICWLIFSGSWQQAVINLDVVAPASGLSMALFYAAGLVFGASAAAILVYELYLALFGKLGDDELVMVKDNDAAEAIAHNPIKSTRP; this is translated from the coding sequence ATGGCAAAAGTCGTCGATCTGTATTTCAAGCTGCTAAAGCTGCTGATTGTGTTGTGCATGCTCGCAATGATCGTGCTGGTGTTCGGCAACGTGGTGCTGCGCTACGCCTTCAACTCCGGTATCAGCGTGTCGGAAGAGCTGTCGCGTTGGTTCTTCGTCTGGATGATTTTTCTCGGTGCTTTGGTGGCGCTCAAGGACCGTGCTCATCTGGGGATGGACAGCCTGGTCAAGCGTTTACCGCCGGCCGGCAAGCGTCTCTGCCTGGTCATCGGGCATCTACTGATGCTGTACATCTGCTGGCTGATTTTCAGTGGCAGTTGGCAGCAGGCGGTCATCAACCTGGACGTTGTCGCACCCGCCTCAGGCCTGTCGATGGCACTGTTCTACGCCGCCGGCCTGGTGTTCGGTGCCAGCGCCGCGGCCATCCTGGTTTATGAACTCTACCTGGCGTTGTTCGGCAAGCTGGGGGATGACGAACTGGTCATGGTCAAGGACAACGACGCCGCCGAGGCGATCGCCCATAACCCCATCAAGAGTACACGCCCATGA
- a CDS encoding TRAP transporter large permease subunit — protein sequence MTLVIFLGSLMGSMALGIPIAFALLVVSVALMFYLDLFDAQIIAQNLLNGADSFPLMAVPFFMLAGEIMNVGGLSKRIVNIAMALVGHKRGGLGYVAIIASCLLASLSGSAVADAAALAALLVPMMVLAGHNRGRSAGLIAAGSIIAPVIPPSIGFIVFGVASGVSISKLFLAGIVPGLMLGASLAVAWWYISRSENVETPPKRSRAEVLRTLLDGSWAMGLPLIIVLGLKFGIFTPTEAAVVAAVYSLFVSLVIYREMKVSQLYEVILSAAKTTSVVMLLVAAAMVSSWLVTIADLPGQLAELLQPFMDNQTLLLLVMMVLIILVGTVMDMTPTILILTPVLMPAVIQAGIDPVYFGVLFLINTAIGLITPPVGTVLNVVCGVAKLDFEEIVRGVWPFMFAQFVVLLLLVVFPQLVLGPLKFFTG from the coding sequence ATGACGCTGGTTATTTTCCTCGGGTCGTTGATGGGCAGCATGGCGCTGGGTATACCCATTGCGTTTGCCTTGCTGGTGGTCAGCGTGGCGCTGATGTTTTATCTGGATCTGTTTGACGCACAAATCATCGCCCAGAACCTGCTCAACGGCGCCGACAGCTTTCCGCTGATGGCAGTGCCTTTCTTCATGCTGGCCGGCGAGATCATGAATGTCGGCGGCCTGTCCAAGCGCATCGTCAATATTGCCATGGCGCTGGTGGGGCACAAGCGCGGTGGTCTCGGTTACGTGGCTATTATTGCTTCCTGCCTGCTGGCGTCGCTCTCCGGCTCGGCCGTGGCCGATGCAGCGGCCCTGGCGGCGTTGCTGGTGCCGATGATGGTGCTGGCTGGGCATAACCGTGGGCGTTCAGCCGGCCTGATCGCCGCCGGTAGCATCATCGCGCCGGTTATTCCGCCGAGCATCGGCTTCATCGTCTTTGGTGTGGCGTCCGGGGTATCGATATCCAAACTGTTCCTGGCCGGTATCGTGCCAGGGCTGATGCTTGGTGCTTCGCTGGCCGTGGCCTGGTGGTACATCTCTCGCAGCGAGAACGTCGAGACGCCGCCCAAGCGTTCCCGCGCCGAAGTGCTGCGCACGTTGCTCGACGGCAGTTGGGCCATGGGCCTGCCCTTGATCATCGTCCTGGGCCTTAAATTCGGGATCTTCACTCCCACCGAAGCCGCAGTGGTCGCAGCGGTCTATTCGCTGTTCGTTTCCTTGGTGATCTACCGGGAAATGAAAGTCAGCCAGTTGTACGAAGTGATCCTGTCCGCAGCCAAGACCACCTCGGTGGTGATGCTGCTGGTGGCGGCGGCCATGGTTTCATCGTGGCTGGTGACCATCGCGGATCTGCCGGGCCAGTTGGCGGAACTGCTGCAGCCCTTCATGGACAACCAGACCCTTTTGCTGCTGGTGATGATGGTGCTGATCATCCTGGTAGGGACGGTGATGGACATGACCCCGACCATTCTCATCCTCACCCCGGTGCTGATGCCTGCGGTCATTCAGGCGGGGATCGACCCGGTGTACTTCGGCGTGCTGTTTCTGATCAATACGGCCATTGGCCTGATCACGCCGCCCGTGGGTACGGTGCTCAATGTGGTGTGTGGGGTGGCGAAACTGGACTTCGAGGAAATCGTCCGCGGCGTGTGGCCGTTCATGTTCGCGCAGTTTGTGGTGCTACTCCTGCTGGTGGTGTTCCCTCAGCTGGTCCTGGGACCGTTGAAATTCTTCACTGGCTGA
- a CDS encoding TRAP transporter substrate-binding protein yields the protein MRKLMKTLLAGACATGLLLGSVASHAEEIRERTLRFAFQNVKEHPQGQGAQKFADLLSEKSGGKIKVRLFPGGTLGGDVQTVSALQGGTLDITVLNSGILAAQAPDYAMLDFPFLFNNAEEAHAVIDGPVGQKLAAQLDSKGLVGLGYWDLGFRNLTNSKHPVTKLEDMQGLKVRVIQSPIYLETFTALGANPVPMAFPEVYTGLEQHTIDGQENPFTVIEGNKFYEVQKYLSVTGHIFNPQSLIISQKTWNRLNDDEKAMIRQAAAEAQKFQREVTAASMDKAKATLAGAMTVNEITPAEKDRFRERVQPVIDKFAKSLDGDLVKMMYAEIAKVRAAQ from the coding sequence ATGCGAAAACTGATGAAAACCCTGTTGGCCGGGGCCTGTGCAACCGGGTTGCTGCTGGGCAGCGTGGCCAGCCACGCCGAGGAGATCCGCGAGCGTACCCTGCGATTCGCGTTCCAGAACGTCAAGGAGCATCCACAAGGGCAGGGCGCGCAGAAGTTCGCCGACCTGCTCAGCGAGAAGAGCGGCGGCAAGATCAAAGTCCGCCTGTTCCCCGGCGGTACCTTGGGCGGCGATGTGCAAACAGTGTCGGCCCTGCAAGGCGGCACGCTGGACATCACCGTGCTCAACTCCGGCATCCTGGCGGCCCAGGCACCGGATTATGCAATGCTCGACTTCCCCTTCCTGTTCAATAACGCTGAAGAAGCCCATGCGGTGATCGACGGGCCGGTCGGCCAGAAACTGGCGGCGCAGTTGGACAGCAAAGGTCTGGTGGGCCTGGGCTACTGGGACCTGGGTTTCCGCAACCTGACCAACAGTAAACATCCAGTGACCAAACTTGAAGACATGCAGGGCTTGAAAGTTCGCGTCATCCAGTCGCCGATCTACCTGGAAACCTTCACTGCCCTGGGCGCGAACCCTGTGCCGATGGCGTTTCCCGAGGTCTACACCGGCCTTGAGCAGCACACCATCGACGGCCAGGAAAACCCTTTCACGGTGATCGAAGGCAACAAGTTCTACGAGGTGCAGAAGTACCTTTCAGTGACCGGCCACATTTTCAATCCGCAGTCGTTGATCATCAGCCAGAAAACCTGGAATCGCCTCAACGACGATGAGAAGGCGATGATTCGCCAGGCCGCTGCCGAGGCGCAAAAATTCCAGCGCGAAGTCACTGCGGCGAGCATGGACAAGGCGAAAGCTACGCTGGCCGGCGCGATGACCGTCAACGAAATCACCCCGGCGGAGAAAGATCGCTTCCGTGAGCGCGTGCAACCGGTGATCGACAAGTTCGCCAAATCCCTGGATGGCGACCTGGTGAAGATGATGTACGCCGAAATCGCCAAGGTGCGGGCGGCGCAGTGA
- a CDS encoding transporter substrate-binding domain-containing protein, with amino-acid sequence MKTITSTMTICGLLAFCGSALAQPAPSHLDQVLQRGELKVCTTGDYKPYTYKAETGEYEGIDIDMARSLATSLGVKVQWVQTTWKTLMPDLLAEKCDIGMGGISVTLERQKKAYFSTTLDVDGKIPLVRCEDQARYQTIEQINQPSVRLVEPAGGTNEAFVRAFLPKGQLNFHDNVTIFQELLDKKADVMITDASEALYQQKLKPGLCAVNPTHYLQYGEKAYLLPRDDTTWKMYVDQWLHLSKANGSYQKVIGQWLAVPGAQ; translated from the coding sequence ATGAAAACCATAACAAGCACGATGACGATCTGTGGCCTGCTGGCGTTCTGCGGCAGCGCCCTGGCGCAACCTGCGCCCTCGCATCTGGACCAAGTGCTGCAACGCGGCGAACTGAAGGTCTGCACTACTGGCGACTACAAGCCCTATACCTATAAAGCTGAAACCGGCGAATACGAAGGCATTGACATCGACATGGCGCGCTCGCTGGCCACCAGCCTGGGGGTCAAGGTGCAATGGGTGCAGACCACCTGGAAAACCCTGATGCCGGACCTACTGGCGGAAAAATGCGACATCGGCATGGGCGGCATTTCAGTGACCCTGGAGCGCCAGAAGAAAGCCTACTTCAGCACCACCCTGGACGTGGATGGCAAGATCCCGCTGGTACGTTGCGAAGACCAGGCGCGCTACCAGACCATCGAACAGATCAACCAACCTTCGGTGCGCCTGGTAGAGCCGGCCGGCGGCACCAACGAAGCATTCGTCCGGGCCTTCCTGCCCAAAGGGCAGCTCAACTTTCACGACAACGTGACCATCTTCCAGGAGCTGCTGGACAAGAAAGCCGACGTGATGATTACCGACGCATCAGAAGCGCTGTATCAGCAAAAACTCAAACCCGGCCTGTGCGCCGTCAACCCGACCCACTACCTGCAATATGGCGAGAAGGCCTACCTGCTGCCACGGGACGACACCACGTGGAAAATGTACGTCGATCAGTGGCTGCACCTGAGCAAGGCGAATGGCAGTTATCAGAAGGTCATTGGGCAGTGGTTGGCGGTCCCGGGCGCTCAGTAA